In Nocardia sp. NBC_01327, the genomic stretch GCGGCTGACCCCTTCTCGGTCACCTGACCAGCAATTATGTAGGTAACGCGCCACGCCCCACCCCGATATCCGGACTGTCCAGTCCGACGATTCGGGAGGTTTCGCTTTGGCGCGACTGTTGCCCGCTCTACTCCTCGGCGCATTCATCATCGCCGCCGTCGCTCTAGCCAATGACGTTTCACTGACAACTCTCCACTGCGGAACGATCGCATTACCGCGTGGTCGCCTCGTGTACTGAATCTCCTTGCCGGACCTGGTTATACAAATGCGCCCGCTGCCTGTGGAAGGCAGCGGGCGCATGGTGTGGAGCGTGGCTTACTTCCACCAGGTGTCGTGCGGGGTGACCGGGACTGCGCGCTTGTGGCGGGTGTTCTGGAAGATCGATTCGACGCGGTCGGCGACTTCCTGGTCGACGTCCTTGCCTTCGAGGTAGTCGTCGATCTGGGAGTACTTGAGGCCCAGGGCTTCCTCGTCGGGGAGGGCGGGGCGGTCGTCCTCGAGGTCGGCGGTGGGGACCTTCTGCCAGACGCTCGGCGGGGCGCCGAGTTCCTGCAGCAGGGCGGCGCCCTGGCGCTTGGTGAGGCCGGTGAGCGGGGTGATATCGACTGCGCCGTCACCGAATTTGGTGAAGAAGCCGGTGACCGCCTCGGCGGCATGGTCGGTGCCGACAACGAGCAGATTCAGCTGACCGGCGATGGCGTACTGCAGCACCATGCGCTCGCGGGCCTTGATATTGCCGCGCACGAAATCACGCAGTCGTGTTGCCCCGCCGAGCAATTCGTCGATGCCGTAGGCGGATTCCTCGGCGGCGGCGTCGGCGCTCGGCTTGACGTTCACCGTGATGGAGCGGTCGGGCTTGATGAAGCGCAGCGCGATCTGCGCGTCCTTCTCATCGGCCTGCTTGCCGTAGGGCAGCCGCACCGCGACGAAGGTCGTTTCACGGCCTTCCGCGCGCAGTTCCTCGGAGGCGATCTGGCACAGCCGCCCGGCCAGTGTGGAGTCCTGGCCGCCGCTGATGCCGAGCACAAAACCTGTCGCCGGTGTCGATCGTAGATAGTCCTTGAGGAAGTCGATGCGCCGCCGCACTTCGGTTTTCGGTTCGATGGCCGGCAGTACGCCTAATTCGGCGATGATCGCTTCGCGCAGGTTGCCCATGGGGGGACACTCTACTGCGCGGTCTCCGGGACGACACGGCGGACGAGGGCCTCCCAATTGTCGCCGACCTGCTGCAGAGTGAAGCCCAGTACTCGAATCTGATGCAGCACCAGTGCGGCGTCGAGCGGAGCCAGCAGCGCGTCCGCGAGCAGCGAGATCTCACCGGGCGCCGCGGCCTGCCGCAACAGTATGGAGACGTGCGTTTTTGTCAGCTGATACGGCGCATTGCCGAAGCGTTCGGGCCGGTCGGTGGCCGCGCGCAGTACATCGCCCTCGATCTCGGTGAAGGACAGCCGCGCCCGTCCGTAGGCGAGCAGCCGATCCAGCGGCGGCGCTCCGG encodes the following:
- the nadE gene encoding ammonia-dependent NAD(+) synthetase, which translates into the protein MGNLREAIIAELGVLPAIEPKTEVRRRIDFLKDYLRSTPATGFVLGISGGQDSTLAGRLCQIASEELRAEGRETTFVAVRLPYGKQADEKDAQIALRFIKPDRSITVNVKPSADAAAEESAYGIDELLGGATRLRDFVRGNIKARERMVLQYAIAGQLNLLVVGTDHAAEAVTGFFTKFGDGAVDITPLTGLTKRQGAALLQELGAPPSVWQKVPTADLEDDRPALPDEEALGLKYSQIDDYLEGKDVDQEVADRVESIFQNTRHKRAVPVTPHDTWWK